Proteins from a single region of Nocardiopsis dassonvillei subsp. dassonvillei DSM 43111:
- a CDS encoding BMP family lipoprotein has translation MKRSNTVRFAAAAAAGVLALTACDSAAEEGGGEGGGEESASELQVGLAYDVGGRGDRSFNDSAYRGLERAAEELGVEVNDFEPSDGEAESAKEDRLATMAEEGYDVVIAVGFAYDGAVRAVAPEYPDVHFAIVDSEIADIDNVTSLVFAEEQASFLAGAAAALTTEEDHVGFVGGVETPLIHKFEAGYAAGVEHVNEDITVEVDYLSQPPDFSGFSDPAKGRETAQAQYDRGADVIYHAAGASGNGVLESAVANDFTFIGVDSDQYENAAEDQKPHVLTSAIKQVDVAVFELISAATEGGVEGGIQRFELADGGVDYTTSNEEAISPVQEQLDEIKQQIIDGEIEVPTEP, from the coding sequence GTGAAGCGCAGCAACACAGTCAGGTTCGCCGCGGCCGCGGCGGCCGGTGTGCTCGCCCTCACCGCGTGTGACAGCGCGGCCGAAGAGGGCGGCGGCGAGGGCGGCGGCGAGGAGTCCGCCTCCGAGCTCCAGGTCGGCCTGGCCTACGACGTCGGCGGTCGCGGCGACCGCTCCTTCAACGACTCGGCCTACCGGGGACTGGAGCGGGCGGCCGAGGAGCTCGGCGTCGAGGTCAACGACTTCGAGCCCAGCGACGGCGAGGCCGAGTCCGCCAAGGAGGACCGCCTGGCCACGATGGCCGAGGAGGGCTACGACGTCGTCATCGCCGTCGGGTTCGCCTACGACGGCGCCGTGCGCGCGGTCGCGCCGGAGTACCCGGACGTCCACTTCGCCATCGTGGACTCCGAGATCGCCGACATCGACAACGTCACCAGCCTGGTCTTCGCCGAGGAGCAGGCCTCCTTCCTGGCCGGCGCCGCCGCGGCGCTGACCACCGAGGAGGACCACGTCGGCTTCGTCGGCGGCGTCGAGACCCCGCTGATCCACAAGTTCGAGGCCGGTTACGCCGCGGGCGTGGAGCACGTCAACGAGGACATCACCGTCGAGGTCGACTACCTGAGCCAGCCGCCGGACTTCAGCGGCTTCAGCGACCCCGCCAAGGGCCGTGAGACCGCCCAGGCCCAGTACGACCGCGGCGCGGACGTGATCTACCACGCCGCCGGCGCGTCGGGCAACGGCGTCCTGGAGTCGGCCGTGGCCAACGACTTCACCTTCATCGGCGTCGACAGCGACCAGTACGAGAACGCCGCCGAGGACCAGAAGCCGCACGTGCTCACCTCCGCCATCAAGCAGGTGGACGTGGCCGTGTTCGAGCTGATCTCCGCCGCCACCGAGGGAGGGGTCGAGGGCGGCATCCAGCGCTTCGAGCTCGCCGACGGCGGCGTGGACTACACCACCTCCAACGAGGAGGCGATCAGCCCCGTCCAGGAGCAGCTGGACGAGATCAAGCAGCAGATCATCGACGGCGAGATCGAGGTCCCGACCGAGCCGTAG
- a CDS encoding Lrp/AsnC family transcriptional regulator: MAMGDQRRNGRRPDTTDQTILSALAKDARTGITEIAALANVSRATAYNRIKRLTDEGVIRGYSVVTDHSKMGLGVTALVLISGSQPDWRANREILSSYPEIEYCWYVVGSADIVLLVRVANTNQLRDLILTRLQSLPGVTSTQTLTVIDEVVHRPVVEPSDGD, encoded by the coding sequence ATGGCCATGGGCGACCAGCGGAGGAACGGCCGGCGGCCGGACACGACCGACCAGACGATCCTGAGCGCGCTCGCCAAGGACGCGCGGACCGGGATCACCGAGATCGCCGCACTGGCCAACGTGTCCCGCGCGACGGCCTACAACCGCATCAAGCGGCTCACCGACGAGGGCGTCATCCGCGGCTACTCCGTGGTGACCGACCACTCCAAGATGGGGCTCGGCGTCACCGCGCTCGTCCTCATCTCGGGCAGCCAGCCGGACTGGCGCGCCAACCGGGAGATCCTGTCCTCCTACCCGGAGATCGAGTACTGCTGGTACGTCGTGGGCTCGGCGGACATCGTCCTCCTCGTCCGCGTGGCCAACACCAACCAGCTCCGCGACCTGATCCTCACCCGGTTGCAGTCGCTTCCCGGTGTGACGTCCACCCAGACGCTCACCGTCATCGACGAGGTCGTGCACCGGCCGGTCGTGGAACCCTCCGACGGCGACTGA
- a CDS encoding ABC transporter permease: MSQEINVMEPVAKPAARPRGWARWRILTLFGAVLVSLAGLRVITGHDMLTDAGTISTTITFAVPIGLAALGGLWAERAGVINIGLEGMMILGTWFGAYFAWSTGNPWIGLLAGVLAGMAGGLLHAVATVTFAVDHIVSGVAINILMLGAMRYLSILVYSDVPGAGAAQSPPAPSFPVWDLPLVAQALRPVADSGVFLVSDLASLVLGATTNMPALTVVAILMIPLTYLVLWRTTFGLRLRSVGENPDAAESLGVPVYSLKYVAVIVSGGLAGMGGVFLSVVASQIYQEGQTGGRGYIGLAAMIFGNWRPGGLAMGAGLFGYTDALQVRGGGAAVHALLLLLAVALVGVAVWQVRRDRKGLAAFGALTAVLLFVWYFSTDSLPRELATYSPHIATLLVLSLASQRLRPPAGVGKQWRASRS; this comes from the coding sequence GTGAGCCAGGAGATCAACGTGATGGAGCCGGTGGCCAAGCCCGCCGCCCGGCCCCGGGGATGGGCGCGCTGGCGCATCCTCACCCTGTTCGGCGCGGTGCTGGTGTCCCTGGCGGGACTGCGGGTCATCACCGGGCACGACATGCTCACCGACGCGGGCACCATCAGCACCACCATCACCTTCGCGGTGCCCATCGGGCTGGCCGCGCTGGGCGGTCTGTGGGCCGAACGCGCGGGCGTCATCAACATCGGCCTCGAGGGCATGATGATCCTGGGCACCTGGTTCGGCGCCTACTTCGCCTGGTCCACGGGCAACCCGTGGATCGGGCTGCTGGCGGGCGTGCTCGCCGGTATGGCGGGCGGGCTCCTGCACGCCGTGGCCACGGTGACCTTCGCGGTGGACCACATCGTCTCCGGCGTGGCGATCAACATCCTCATGCTCGGCGCGATGCGCTACCTGTCTATCCTGGTCTACTCCGACGTGCCCGGCGCGGGCGCGGCCCAGTCGCCCCCGGCGCCCTCGTTCCCGGTGTGGGACCTGCCCCTCGTGGCGCAGGCCCTCAGGCCGGTCGCCGACAGCGGGGTCTTCCTGGTCAGCGACCTGGCCTCGCTGGTGCTCGGCGCGACCACGAACATGCCCGCGCTGACGGTCGTCGCGATCCTGATGATCCCGCTGACCTACCTGGTGCTGTGGCGGACCACGTTCGGCCTGCGACTGCGCTCGGTGGGCGAGAACCCCGACGCCGCCGAGTCCCTGGGCGTGCCGGTGTACAGCCTCAAGTACGTCGCGGTGATCGTCTCCGGCGGCCTGGCGGGCATGGGCGGCGTGTTCCTGTCCGTGGTCGCCTCGCAGATCTACCAGGAGGGCCAGACCGGCGGCCGCGGCTACATCGGTCTGGCCGCGATGATCTTCGGCAACTGGCGACCGGGCGGCCTGGCCATGGGCGCGGGCCTGTTCGGCTACACCGACGCCCTCCAGGTGCGCGGCGGCGGCGCGGCGGTGCACGCCCTGCTGCTGCTCCTGGCCGTGGCGCTGGTGGGCGTGGCCGTGTGGCAGGTGCGCCGGGACCGCAAGGGCCTGGCCGCCTTCGGCGCGCTCACGGCGGTGCTGCTGTTCGTGTGGTACTTCTCCACCGACTCGCTGCCGCGCGAGCTGGCCACCTACAGCCCGCACATCGCCACCCTGCTGGTGCTCTCGCTGGCCTCGCAACGGCTCCGGCCACCGGCCGGGGTCGGCAAGCAGTGGAGGGCGAGCCGGTCATGA
- a CDS encoding biotin/lipoyl-containing protein, with protein MAEDNITFSLPDLGEGLVEATVLEWQVAVGEEIERNAPLVEVETTKSAVVIPSPQAGRIVQLHAEEDQVVPVGAPLVTFAVQSSGDAPRAGIVGRVPDEQARPARRVRLRPPTD; from the coding sequence ATGGCAGAAGACAACATCACCTTCTCCCTTCCCGACCTGGGCGAGGGGCTGGTCGAGGCGACCGTCCTGGAGTGGCAGGTCGCCGTGGGCGAGGAGATCGAGCGCAACGCCCCCCTGGTGGAGGTGGAGACCACCAAGTCCGCGGTGGTCATCCCCTCGCCCCAGGCGGGCCGGATCGTCCAGCTGCACGCCGAGGAGGACCAGGTGGTCCCGGTCGGCGCGCCCCTGGTGACCTTCGCGGTCCAGTCCTCCGGCGACGCGCCGCGGGCGGGCATCGTGGGCCGCGTCCCCGACGAGCAGGCCCGGCCCGCCCGCCGGGTCCGGCTCAGGCCCCCCACGGACTGA
- a CDS encoding alpha-ketoacid dehydrogenase subunit beta: MTELIERADTAAEAPAVELSMQQAINRALRDLLAEDPDVLVFGEDVGALGGVFRVTDGLQKEFGDTRVFDTPLAESAIMGMAVGLAMNGWRPVPELQFDGFAYPAIDQIVNQVARMNYRTRGATPMPITLRLPSFGGIQAPEHHGESLEALFAHTPGLKVAAPSDPADAYSLLLQSVRSDDPVVYMEPKARYWDRRPVRLREPSEPIGTSRIVRPGRHATLIAWGAMVHRCVQVADLAAEDGVDLEVLDLRWLKPLDAAGMAASVARTGRAVVVHEAPLTAGLGAEVAALVTERCFRDLSAPVQRVTGFDVPYPAGPLEPQYLPTIDRVLLAVQRTLEY; the protein is encoded by the coding sequence GTGACCGAGCTGATCGAACGCGCCGACACCGCCGCCGAGGCCCCCGCGGTCGAGCTGTCCATGCAGCAGGCCATCAACCGCGCCCTGCGCGACCTGCTCGCCGAGGACCCCGACGTGCTGGTCTTCGGCGAGGACGTGGGCGCCCTGGGCGGGGTCTTCCGCGTCACCGACGGGCTCCAGAAGGAGTTCGGGGACACGCGTGTCTTCGACACCCCGCTGGCCGAGTCCGCCATCATGGGCATGGCGGTCGGCCTGGCCATGAACGGCTGGCGGCCCGTCCCCGAGCTCCAGTTCGACGGTTTCGCCTACCCCGCGATCGACCAGATCGTCAACCAGGTGGCGCGCATGAACTACCGCACCCGCGGCGCGACCCCCATGCCGATCACCCTGCGCCTGCCCTCCTTCGGCGGCATCCAGGCGCCCGAGCACCACGGCGAGAGCCTGGAGGCGCTCTTCGCCCACACCCCCGGTCTCAAGGTCGCCGCGCCCTCGGACCCCGCCGACGCCTACAGCCTGCTGCTCCAGTCGGTGCGCTCCGACGACCCCGTCGTCTACATGGAGCCCAAGGCCCGCTACTGGGACCGCAGGCCCGTGCGGCTGCGCGAGCCCAGCGAGCCCATCGGCACCAGCCGCATCGTGCGCCCTGGCAGGCACGCCACCCTCATCGCCTGGGGCGCCATGGTGCACCGCTGCGTCCAGGTGGCCGACCTGGCCGCGGAGGACGGCGTGGACCTGGAGGTGCTGGACCTGCGCTGGCTCAAGCCCCTGGACGCCGCCGGGATGGCCGCCTCGGTCGCGCGCACCGGACGGGCCGTGGTCGTGCACGAGGCGCCGCTGACCGCCGGGCTCGGCGCGGAGGTGGCCGCCCTGGTCACCGAGCGCTGCTTCCGCGACCTGTCCGCCCCCGTCCAGCGCGTCACCGGGTTCGACGTGCCCTACCCCGCGGGCCCCCTGGAGCCGCAGTACCTGCCGACCATCGACCGCGTCCTGCTCGCGGTGCAACGGACCCTGGAGTACTAG
- a CDS encoding cytidine deaminase yields the protein MEGEPVMTDAPLDPASVDWEALRAAAREAMGRAYAPYSQYPVGAAALVDDGRTVSGCNVENASYGLGLCAECGLVSALHASGGGRLTAFSCVDGRGELLMPCGRCRQLLFEHGGPQLLVDTPEGVWTMDRVLPQAFGPHSLT from the coding sequence GTGGAGGGCGAGCCGGTCATGACCGACGCACCACTGGACCCGGCGAGCGTGGACTGGGAGGCCCTGCGGGCCGCCGCCCGCGAGGCCATGGGCCGCGCCTACGCGCCCTACTCCCAGTACCCGGTGGGCGCGGCGGCGCTGGTCGACGACGGCCGCACCGTCAGCGGCTGCAACGTGGAGAACGCCTCCTACGGGCTCGGCCTGTGCGCCGAGTGCGGCCTGGTCAGCGCCCTGCACGCCTCCGGCGGGGGCCGTCTGACGGCCTTCAGCTGCGTGGACGGGCGGGGCGAGCTGCTCATGCCGTGCGGGCGCTGCCGCCAGCTCCTGTTCGAGCACGGCGGGCCGCAGCTGCTCGTGGACACCCCCGAGGGGGTCTGGACCATGGACCGGGTGCTGCCGCAGGCCTTCGGCCCGCACAGCCTGACGTGA
- a CDS encoding ABC transporter permease encodes MSRIPRPARTLPAPAAAGVAIALGVVLTIALDTALLWWAALIIGVVAAFAFVAWSGPMVPRERRAGADGAREEGTVLHNTLVVPTALVLSVAAGLLTAWFLDLSLIEPVAAALGALAGSAAAFWLFHRLSAMLALSFAAVLAAGVIATAVTAAVLFFSGIPPLATFERMLEYGTRPDSLVRIVNDGTTYYLAAVAVAIGFKMKLFNIGVDGQYRLAALLSAAVGGYIMLPPVLSQIVIVITAVAVGGVWAGIAGYLKVTRGVSEVISTIMLNSIATGVTAYLLSTDRLAVEISTNNIGTPPMPESSWVPGIPAGFLGSDETIFGFVLLAVAVGIGYWVMLNRTRFGFELRATGQSQTAAEASGVNVKKMVFLSMLFSGMVAGLVGLPQLLGSSHHYALDFPTGIGFIGIAIALLGRNHPVGIVFAALFWAFLNQASGILPFDGIPQEIAVISQATIVLTVVVVYEVVHRWGRRYQQQQIGRQLGTTAESPAPETVKVSADETSPAPADGSTDAGTAPEPEDRRGGEAK; translated from the coding sequence ATGAGTAGGATCCCCCGTCCCGCGAGGACCCTGCCCGCACCCGCGGCCGCGGGCGTCGCGATCGCCCTGGGCGTGGTGCTGACCATCGCCCTGGACACGGCGCTGCTGTGGTGGGCGGCGCTGATCATCGGCGTCGTCGCGGCCTTCGCCTTCGTGGCCTGGTCCGGGCCCATGGTGCCGCGCGAGCGCCGCGCGGGCGCGGACGGCGCCCGCGAGGAGGGCACGGTCCTGCACAACACGCTGGTGGTGCCCACCGCCCTCGTGCTGTCGGTGGCCGCCGGTCTGCTGACCGCGTGGTTCCTGGACCTGTCCCTGATCGAGCCGGTGGCCGCCGCGCTGGGCGCGCTGGCCGGCTCCGCCGCGGCCTTCTGGCTGTTCCACCGGCTGTCGGCCATGCTGGCGCTGTCCTTCGCCGCGGTCCTGGCCGCCGGGGTCATCGCGACCGCGGTCACCGCGGCCGTGCTGTTCTTCAGCGGCATCCCGCCGCTGGCCACGTTCGAGCGGATGCTGGAGTACGGCACCCGGCCCGACAGCCTGGTGCGCATCGTCAACGACGGCACCACGTACTACCTGGCCGCGGTCGCGGTGGCGATCGGCTTCAAGATGAAGCTGTTCAACATCGGCGTGGACGGCCAGTACCGGCTCGCCGCGCTGCTGTCGGCCGCCGTGGGCGGTTACATCATGCTGCCGCCGGTACTCAGCCAGATCGTCATCGTCATCACGGCCGTGGCCGTGGGCGGCGTGTGGGCGGGCATCGCCGGGTACCTCAAGGTGACCCGCGGCGTGTCCGAGGTGATCTCCACGATCATGCTCAACTCCATCGCCACCGGTGTCACCGCCTACCTGCTGAGCACCGACCGCCTCGCGGTGGAGATCAGCACCAACAACATCGGCACCCCGCCGATGCCCGAGTCCTCCTGGGTGCCCGGCATCCCGGCGGGCTTCCTCGGCTCGGACGAGACGATCTTCGGGTTCGTGCTCCTGGCCGTGGCCGTCGGCATCGGCTACTGGGTGATGCTCAACCGCACCCGCTTCGGCTTCGAACTGCGGGCCACCGGCCAGTCGCAGACCGCGGCCGAGGCCAGCGGCGTCAACGTCAAGAAGATGGTGTTCCTGTCCATGCTCTTCTCGGGCATGGTCGCCGGTCTGGTGGGCCTGCCCCAGTTGCTGGGCAGCTCGCACCACTACGCCCTGGACTTCCCGACCGGCATCGGCTTCATCGGCATCGCCATCGCGCTGCTGGGTCGCAACCACCCCGTGGGCATCGTCTTCGCCGCCCTGTTCTGGGCCTTCCTGAACCAGGCGTCGGGCATCCTGCCCTTCGACGGCATCCCGCAGGAGATCGCGGTCATCTCGCAGGCCACCATCGTCCTCACCGTGGTCGTGGTCTACGAGGTCGTGCACCGCTGGGGCCGCCGCTACCAGCAGCAGCAGATCGGCAGGCAGCTCGGCACCACCGCCGAGTCGCCCGCCCCGGAGACGGTGAAGGTGTCCGCGGACGAGACGTCCCCGGCCCCCGCGGACGGTTCCACCGACGCGGGCACCGCCCCCGAACCCGAGGACAGGCGCGGAGGGGAGGCCAAGTGA
- a CDS encoding alpha/beta fold hydrolase: MRYADLRPQAQEGGVPVLLLHGFGTDFGMNWRAAGWTRALESAGLRVIGPDLRGHGNSDKPTDSAFYLPGHFVADLVSMLDELAVDKVDVVGYSMGSRLAWELALTAPERVRRVVLGGFGPKNAFAGTDLSDPGSGDTPFDHVYRTVAALPSNDPAALAACARGQASRPFAAEPPLSGLPVLLVSGARDPLAEGAAALAERCGGTHVEIPGRDHANAVSSRHFRQAVLDFLAD; encoded by the coding sequence ATGCGTTATGCGGATTTGCGCCCGCAGGCTCAGGAGGGCGGGGTCCCCGTACTCCTCCTGCACGGTTTCGGCACCGACTTCGGCATGAATTGGCGGGCCGCCGGGTGGACGCGGGCCCTGGAGTCGGCTGGGCTACGGGTGATCGGGCCGGATCTGCGCGGTCACGGAAACAGTGACAAACCGACCGACAGCGCTTTCTACCTGCCCGGACACTTCGTCGCCGACCTCGTCTCCATGCTCGACGAGTTGGCGGTGGACAAGGTCGACGTGGTCGGTTACTCCATGGGTTCGCGCCTGGCCTGGGAACTCGCGTTGACCGCTCCCGAACGCGTCAGGCGGGTGGTTCTCGGCGGTTTCGGACCGAAAAACGCCTTCGCCGGAACGGACCTGTCCGACCCCGGTTCCGGGGACACGCCCTTCGACCACGTCTACCGGACGGTGGCCGCCCTGCCCTCCAACGACCCCGCCGCGCTGGCCGCCTGCGCGCGCGGCCAGGCCTCGCGCCCCTTCGCCGCGGAGCCCCCGCTCAGCGGGCTTCCGGTGCTGCTGGTCTCGGGCGCCCGGGACCCGCTCGCCGAGGGCGCCGCGGCCCTGGCCGAGCGCTGCGGCGGCACGCACGTGGAGATCCCCGGGCGCGACCACGCCAACGCCGTCTCCTCCCGGCACTTCCGGCAGGCCGTGCTGGACTTCCTGGCCGACTGA
- a CDS encoding ABC transporter ATP-binding protein: MSSTPSGEGALAPPAVELRGITKRFPGVVANHDIDITVAPGTVHAIVGENGAGKSTLMKTLYGMHRPDEGHIYVQGREVRFGSPSDAIRNGIGMVHQHFMLADNLTVLENVVLGAERRHGIGNRARARIRELSAQYGLGVDPDRLMEELGVGDRQRVEILKVLYRGARTIILDEPTAVLVPQEVDELFDNLRELKREGLTVIFISHKLDEVLSVADEITVIRRGTTVATADPGTTTARDLATLMVGGELPVPELRESTVTDHVVLSLDGVTVHSADGRAVVDGVSVDIRRGEIVGIAGVEGNGQSELIEAIMGMRPLAAGSIRLEEQDITGWPTLRIREAGVGYIPEDRHRHGVLLESPLWENRILGHQTKEPSVRGPWINRTGARADSERIVAEYDVRTPGIDVIADALSGGNQQKFIIGREMSGSPRFLVAAHPTRGVDVGAQAAIWEQLRDARAAGLAVLLVSADLDELIGMSDTLHVILRGRLVAQADPTTVTPEQLGSAMTGAGLHRADQSTEGDSGADRNGSEGGA; this comes from the coding sequence ATGAGCAGCACGCCATCGGGCGAGGGGGCCCTGGCGCCCCCCGCCGTTGAGCTGCGCGGGATCACCAAGCGTTTTCCCGGCGTCGTGGCCAACCACGACATCGACATCACCGTGGCTCCCGGTACCGTGCACGCCATCGTCGGCGAGAACGGTGCGGGCAAGTCCACGCTGATGAAGACCCTGTACGGCATGCACCGGCCGGACGAGGGACACATCTACGTCCAGGGCCGAGAGGTGCGCTTCGGCTCGCCCTCCGACGCCATCCGCAACGGCATCGGCATGGTGCACCAGCACTTCATGCTCGCCGACAACCTCACCGTGCTGGAGAACGTGGTCCTGGGCGCCGAGCGCCGCCACGGCATCGGCAACCGCGCCCGCGCGCGCATCCGCGAGCTGTCCGCCCAGTACGGCCTGGGGGTCGACCCCGACCGCCTCATGGAGGAACTGGGCGTGGGCGACCGCCAGCGCGTGGAGATCCTCAAGGTCCTCTACCGCGGCGCGCGGACCATCATCCTCGACGAGCCCACCGCCGTCCTGGTCCCGCAGGAGGTCGACGAGCTCTTCGACAACCTGCGCGAGCTCAAGCGCGAGGGCCTGACCGTCATCTTCATCTCCCACAAGCTGGACGAGGTGCTCTCCGTCGCCGACGAGATCACCGTGATCCGCCGCGGCACCACCGTGGCCACCGCGGACCCGGGCACCACCACCGCCCGGGACCTGGCCACGCTCATGGTCGGCGGCGAGCTGCCCGTGCCCGAGCTGCGCGAGTCCACCGTCACCGACCACGTCGTGCTGTCCCTGGACGGGGTCACCGTGCACTCCGCCGACGGCCGCGCCGTCGTGGACGGGGTGAGCGTCGACATCCGCCGGGGCGAGATCGTCGGCATCGCCGGTGTCGAGGGCAACGGCCAGTCCGAGCTCATCGAGGCCATCATGGGCATGCGCCCGCTGGCCGCCGGGAGCATCCGCCTGGAGGAGCAGGACATCACCGGCTGGCCCACTCTCAGGATCCGCGAGGCGGGTGTGGGCTACATCCCCGAGGACCGCCACCGGCACGGCGTGCTGCTGGAGTCCCCCCTGTGGGAGAACCGCATCCTCGGCCACCAGACCAAGGAGCCCAGCGTCCGCGGCCCCTGGATCAACCGGACCGGCGCGCGTGCCGACTCCGAGCGCATCGTCGCCGAGTACGACGTGCGCACCCCGGGGATCGACGTCATCGCCGACGCCCTGTCCGGCGGCAACCAGCAGAAGTTCATCATCGGTCGGGAGATGAGCGGCTCCCCGCGCTTCCTGGTCGCCGCCCACCCCACCCGGGGCGTGGACGTGGGCGCCCAGGCCGCCATCTGGGAGCAGCTGCGCGACGCCCGTGCCGCGGGCCTGGCCGTGCTTCTGGTCTCCGCCGACCTGGACGAGCTGATCGGCATGTCCGACACCCTCCACGTCATCCTGCGCGGCCGACTGGTCGCGCAGGCCGACCCGACCACCGTCACACCCGAACAGCTGGGCTCGGCCATGACCGGCGCCGGACTGCACCGGGCCGACCAGAGCACGGAAGGCGACAGCGGTGCCGACCGAAACGGAAGCGAGGGCGGCGCATGA
- a CDS encoding thiamine pyrophosphate-dependent dehydrogenase E1 component subunit alpha: MGHLPPDLTRALYRHMRTARDLDTEAIALQRQGVFPAYVSVRGQEAAQVASASALDPARDFVFPTYREMASALAYGVEMVGYMATHRALWHGGLYDVAASRFGAVNAVVGGPVPHAVGWAVGERLRGDDGVALAYFGDGASSEGDVHEAMNFAGVFGAPVVFFCQNNQWALSVPNHRQVAGGSVSARAEGYGMPGVLVDGNDAGAVHEATAEAVARARRGEGPTLIEALTYRVEPHSTSDDPGRYRDDAEAQRWRERDPVTLLREALLAAGHADEGELARVDAEARREAERIRDGVATAPEPDGSELFTHVFRETTEELTRQRRTWQEEVEL, encoded by the coding sequence GTGGGCCACCTGCCGCCCGACCTCACCCGCGCCCTCTACCGCCACATGAGGACCGCGCGCGACCTGGACACCGAGGCCATCGCCCTCCAGCGCCAGGGCGTCTTCCCCGCCTACGTGTCCGTGCGCGGCCAGGAGGCCGCCCAGGTCGCCAGCGCCTCGGCCCTGGACCCCGCGCGCGACTTCGTCTTCCCCACCTACCGGGAGATGGCCTCCGCCCTGGCCTACGGGGTGGAGATGGTCGGCTACATGGCCACCCACCGCGCCCTGTGGCACGGCGGCCTCTACGACGTCGCGGCCTCGCGGTTCGGCGCCGTCAACGCCGTGGTCGGCGGCCCCGTCCCGCACGCGGTCGGCTGGGCCGTGGGCGAGCGGCTGCGCGGCGACGACGGTGTGGCCCTGGCCTACTTCGGCGACGGCGCCAGCTCCGAGGGCGACGTCCACGAGGCCATGAACTTCGCCGGGGTCTTCGGCGCCCCCGTGGTCTTCTTCTGCCAGAACAACCAGTGGGCGCTGTCGGTGCCCAACCACCGCCAGGTCGCGGGCGGCTCGGTCAGCGCGCGCGCCGAGGGCTACGGCATGCCCGGCGTGCTGGTGGACGGCAACGACGCGGGCGCGGTCCACGAGGCCACCGCCGAGGCCGTCGCCCGGGCCCGCCGCGGCGAGGGGCCCACCCTCATCGAGGCGCTCACCTACCGCGTGGAGCCGCACTCCACCTCCGACGACCCCGGCCGCTACCGCGACGACGCCGAGGCCCAGCGCTGGCGCGAGCGCGACCCCGTCACCCTGCTGCGCGAGGCCCTGCTCGCCGCCGGGCACGCCGACGAGGGCGAACTCGCCCGGGTCGACGCCGAGGCCCGCCGGGAGGCCGAGCGCATCCGCGACGGCGTGGCCACCGCGCCCGAACCGGACGGATCGGAGCTGTTCACCCACGTCTTCCGGGAGACCACCGAGGAGCTGACCCGGCAGCGCCGCACCTGGCAGGAAGAGGTCGAGCTGTGA